The following proteins come from a genomic window of Peptoniphilus equinus:
- the floA gene encoding flotillin-like protein FloA (flotillin-like protein involved in membrane lipid rafts) yields the protein MFDSGVLLGGGFIILCIVLLILFFSFVPVGLWITAFFSGVKVRISDLIGMRLRRVKPGRIVNPMIKATKAGLELRTGELEGHYLAGGNVNTLVDALIAAERANIDLTFERGAAIDLAGRNVLEAVQVSVNPKVIETPNISAVAQDGIEVIVKAKVTVRANIDRLVGGAGEETIIARVGEGIVTTVGSSVTYKAVLENPDSISKVVLEKGLDSGTAFEILSIDIADVDVARNIGARLQTDQAEADKRIAEAKASERRAMALAREQEMKAEVEAMRAKVVEAQADVPLAMAEALRNGNLGVLDYYKMENINSDTDMRKAISKVSDPEGEDKK from the coding sequence ATGTTTGACAGCGGTGTATTGTTAGGTGGCGGATTCATTATCCTGTGTATCGTTCTATTGATTTTGTTTTTTTCCTTTGTGCCGGTCGGTCTTTGGATTACGGCCTTTTTCTCAGGGGTTAAAGTCCGTATTTCCGATCTGATCGGGATGCGTTTACGCCGGGTTAAACCGGGTCGGATTGTCAATCCGATGATTAAGGCTACCAAAGCGGGTCTTGAACTTCGCACCGGTGAGCTGGAAGGTCATTATTTGGCCGGCGGTAATGTGAACACCCTGGTCGATGCGCTCATCGCTGCCGAGCGTGCAAATATCGACCTCACTTTTGAGCGGGGCGCCGCCATTGACCTTGCAGGCCGAAATGTTTTAGAAGCGGTTCAAGTTTCAGTTAATCCGAAAGTTATTGAAACTCCGAATATTTCCGCTGTAGCTCAAGACGGGATTGAAGTGATCGTCAAGGCGAAAGTGACGGTTCGCGCCAACATCGATCGTCTTGTCGGCGGTGCCGGGGAAGAGACGATCATCGCCCGTGTCGGGGAAGGTATTGTTACCACGGTAGGCTCTTCGGTCACCTATAAGGCCGTTCTTGAAAATCCGGATTCCATCTCCAAAGTGGTATTGGAAAAAGGGTTGGACTCCGGGACAGCCTTTGAAATTCTTTCCATTGATATTGCTGATGTGGATGTTGCCCGCAACATCGGCGCACGACTTCAAACCGATCAGGCTGAAGCCGACAAGCGGATTGCGGAAGCTAAAGCCTCGGAGCGTCGTGCGATGGCACTGGCTCGTGAACAGGAAATGAAGGCGGAAGTGGAAGCTATGAGAGCCAAAGTGGTGGAAGCTCAGGCGGATGTGCCTCTTGCCATGGCGGAAGCACTGCGTAACGGCAACCTGGGCGTATTGGATTACTACAAGATGGAAAACATCAACTCGGATACGGATATGCGCAAAGCTATTTCCAAAGTGTCGGATCCGGAGGGCGAGGACAAGAAGTAA
- a CDS encoding PhoH family protein: MTEFTVDISNLNPEERSALGGKLDEYYIAMEKALNVSVKPEEHFIRVRGEKAEFGKILLENMIEIIRRQKSLEKSDFDYALSMIKDGNTESVAGLLSETVVYTAMGKPIRPKTIGQREYLDAIKNNDVCFGVGPAGTGKTYLAMACAVRAFKNQEVNRIILTRPAVEAGESLGFLPGDLQMKVDPYLRPLYDALFEMLGVENYNKYVEKNMIEVAPLAYMRGRTLDSAFVILDEAQNTTNEQMKMFLTRLGYGSKAIITGDITQTDLPSTKKSGLKTVLRILKNVNGVGIKYLSNKDIVRHPLVQRILAAYDRYEKRS, from the coding sequence TTGACGGAATTTACAGTTGATATTTCAAATTTAAACCCTGAAGAGCGCAGTGCTCTCGGGGGTAAGTTGGACGAGTACTACATTGCTATGGAGAAGGCTTTGAACGTGTCGGTGAAGCCGGAGGAACACTTTATTCGAGTCCGCGGTGAGAAGGCGGAGTTTGGTAAAATCCTTTTGGAGAATATGATTGAAATTATCCGGCGGCAAAAGAGCTTGGAGAAGAGCGATTTTGACTACGCCCTCTCTATGATTAAAGATGGCAACACGGAGTCCGTGGCGGGTTTGCTTTCAGAGACGGTGGTCTATACGGCCATGGGTAAACCCATTCGCCCGAAGACTATCGGACAGCGGGAATATCTGGACGCTATTAAGAATAATGATGTGTGTTTCGGCGTGGGGCCTGCCGGTACGGGGAAGACCTATCTGGCTATGGCCTGTGCAGTAAGGGCGTTTAAAAATCAGGAAGTAAACCGCATTATTCTCACACGCCCGGCTGTGGAAGCGGGAGAGAGCTTGGGATTTTTGCCCGGGGATTTGCAAATGAAAGTGGATCCCTACTTGCGTCCACTCTACGATGCCCTTTTCGAAATGCTCGGCGTGGAGAACTACAACAAGTATGTGGAAAAGAACATGATTGAGGTGGCACCTTTAGCCTATATGCGTGGACGCACACTGGACAGTGCCTTTGTCATTTTAGATGAAGCGCAAAACACGACCAATGAACAGATGAAGATGTTTCTCACACGGCTGGGCTACGGGTCCAAGGCGATCATCACCGGCGACATCACACAAACAGACCTTCCGAGCACCAAAAAGTCCGGTTTGAAAACCGTGCTTCGCATTTTAAAGAACGTAAACGGCGTGGGGATCAAGTACCTGAGCAATAAAGATATTGTGCGTCATCCGCTCGTACAGCGAATCTTAGCGGCGTATGATCGCTATGAAAAGAGGTCCTGA
- the ybeY gene encoding rRNA maturation RNase YbeY: MELYIDNRQDDVPITEELEQLVAHAIETAVAYEGIEGDVAVSVSFVGDDEIRELNRDYRGVDRTTDVLSFPLEQEFDLPMVNLGDVVINTRRVLEQAAELGHSNAREVTYLTVHSVLHLLGYDHMNEDDKSVMRREEKAIMEQLL; the protein is encoded by the coding sequence ATGGAACTGTATATTGATAACAGACAGGACGACGTCCCTATTACCGAAGAGCTGGAGCAGTTGGTTGCCCACGCCATTGAGACCGCTGTGGCTTACGAGGGCATTGAGGGCGATGTGGCAGTGAGTGTGTCCTTCGTAGGGGACGACGAAATTCGTGAACTGAACAGGGACTATCGCGGGGTCGACCGCACTACGGATGTATTGTCCTTTCCGCTGGAGCAGGAGTTTGATTTACCGATGGTCAATCTTGGCGATGTGGTGATCAACACACGCCGTGTCCTGGAACAGGCGGCGGAGCTGGGCCATTCCAACGCTCGGGAAGTCACCTATCTCACGGTGCATTCGGTTCTGCACCTTTTAGGCTATGATCATATGAATGAAGACGATAAAAGCGTCATGCGCAGGGAAGAGAAGGCTATTATGGAGCAACTGTTATGA
- a CDS encoding diacylglycerol kinase, whose protein sequence is MKKGGFIASFNYAVQGIVSALKTERNLKFHYLAAVGTIFFSLFMDFTRTEFIVLVMAIIFVVVCEMFNTAIERCVDMIVQDYDPIAKYVKDVSAGAVMLSAITAVIVGYLLFYRKVADWTESGIVRIVNSDVHLAFVAVLLVLILTVGGKYLRAQINGGTYFQGGAISGHSALAFAAATIIALITVNALVTFAAFLIALLVAESRVEGKIHTIWEVISGAVLGISVALIVFKVVG, encoded by the coding sequence ATGAAAAAAGGCGGATTTATTGCATCGTTTAACTATGCCGTTCAGGGGATTGTTTCAGCGCTAAAAACCGAGCGAAATTTAAAATTCCACTACCTTGCCGCGGTGGGAACTATTTTCTTTTCTCTTTTTATGGATTTTACACGCACGGAATTCATTGTCCTCGTCATGGCCATTATTTTCGTCGTGGTCTGTGAAATGTTTAACACAGCCATCGAACGCTGTGTGGACATGATCGTCCAGGACTACGATCCTATTGCCAAGTATGTGAAAGATGTGTCGGCAGGTGCGGTGATGCTTTCTGCGATAACGGCGGTCATTGTGGGGTATCTGCTCTTTTATCGCAAAGTGGCCGACTGGACGGAAAGCGGCATTGTACGTATTGTCAATTCCGACGTGCACCTGGCCTTTGTAGCTGTGCTTCTTGTGCTTATTCTCACTGTGGGCGGCAAGTATCTCAGAGCACAGATTAACGGGGGCACGTATTTTCAAGGCGGCGCCATCTCAGGACATTCGGCGCTCGCTTTTGCCGCCGCGACGATTATCGCCCTCATTACGGTGAATGCCTTGGTCACCTTTGCGGCGTTTCTCATTGCTCTTTTAGTTGCAGAGAGCCGCGTGGAAGGTAAAATTCACACCATTTGGGAAGTTATTTCAGGAGCCGTACTGGGGATCAGTGTCGCTCTTATCGTATTTAAGGTTGTGGGATAA
- the cdd gene encoding cytidine deaminase, which produces MEDRELIQRALRAKEESTYTPYSGYKVGAAVEMDDGSVYTGGNIEIVSYSPTCCAERTAIFKAVSEGHRKIKTVVATSLPCGVCRQVIAEFGADARIIVAKSEDDYQVYTLDELLPHHFATEELGDKYV; this is translated from the coding sequence ATGGAAGATAGAGAACTTATACAACGGGCACTGCGTGCTAAGGAAGAAAGCACCTATACACCCTACTCCGGTTACAAAGTGGGTGCGGCTGTGGAGATGGACGACGGAAGTGTGTACACCGGAGGCAATATCGAAATCGTCTCCTATTCGCCGACCTGCTGTGCAGAGCGCACCGCTATTTTCAAGGCGGTCTCAGAAGGTCACCGCAAGATTAAAACTGTTGTTGCAACCTCACTGCCGTGTGGTGTCTGTCGACAAGTCATTGCGGAATTCGGAGCTGACGCGCGCATTATCGTGGCGAAATCCGAAGATGACTATCAGGTGTACACGTTAGATGAGCTGTTGCCGCACCACTTTGCAACAGAGGAATTGGGGGACAAATATGTTTAA
- the era gene encoding GTPase Era, with product MFKSGFITIIGRPNVGKSTLLNTVVGQKIAGVSDKAQTTRNKITFIYTESDFQAVFLDTPGIQDPKNKLGDYMLKTSKDTLSEVDVITYMVDTSKSPGRVDKNILKMLTALNHKTPVILLINKIDTIVKEELLALIENYSAMDLFDEIIPISALENDGVAHYLDTLKTYLPEGPQYYPEDLVTDQPEKFVVSELIREKALRFLSEEVPHGVAVAIESMKWREDKAICDVEATIYVERDSHKAIVIGKGGKMLKKIGTAARREIELLLDIQVNLRLWVKVEKNWREKDLKLKNFGYE from the coding sequence ATGTTTAAATCAGGCTTCATTACCATTATCGGCAGACCGAATGTGGGCAAGTCCACCTTGCTGAATACTGTGGTAGGACAAAAAATTGCGGGCGTTTCCGACAAGGCTCAAACGACGCGAAATAAAATCACCTTTATCTATACCGAGTCGGACTTTCAAGCTGTCTTTTTGGACACACCGGGCATTCAGGATCCGAAGAATAAGCTGGGCGATTACATGCTAAAGACCTCCAAAGATACGTTAAGTGAAGTGGATGTCATCACGTATATGGTGGACACTTCCAAGAGTCCGGGGCGCGTGGATAAAAATATTTTAAAGATGCTTACGGCATTAAACCATAAGACACCGGTTATTTTGCTTATCAATAAAATTGATACTATTGTGAAAGAAGAGCTTCTGGCTCTGATTGAAAACTATAGCGCCATGGATTTGTTTGATGAAATCATTCCCATCTCGGCGTTGGAGAACGACGGTGTGGCCCACTATCTGGATACCTTAAAGACCTACTTGCCTGAAGGACCTCAGTATTATCCCGAGGATTTGGTGACGGATCAGCCGGAGAAATTCGTGGTCTCGGAGCTCATTCGTGAAAAGGCACTGCGCTTTCTCTCGGAAGAGGTGCCTCACGGAGTGGCCGTTGCCATTGAATCCATGAAATGGCGGGAGGACAAGGCTATTTGTGATGTGGAAGCCACCATTTATGTGGAGCGGGATTCTCACAAAGCCATTGTCATCGGTAAAGGCGGAAAGATGCTCAAAAAAATAGGCACTGCCGCTCGCCGAGAGATTGAGCTACTCTTAGATATTCAAGTGAATTTGAGACTTTGGGTAAAAGTGGAAAAAAATTGGCGGGAAAAAGATCTGAAGCTCAAGAACTTTGGCTATGAATAA
- the recO gene encoding DNA repair protein RecO — MTEAIVLSETKFQDTSKILKLYTKEAGLVSVMAKGAMRPRSRLMSVSQNHVVLTAKLTEGRNFYYMDPVNIVTMNYGLRSDYRKMVLAGFLSELILKSQLERHPSEQLFLMLKKALGLMAEGGNPEVLALSFSIKYITLLGYMPPLHANAPPFQADLRAADIVMLKNLLYTSLDMDHDIDPNRALALLLSVVTYMKYQLDIPTFNSLTLL; from the coding sequence ATGACTGAAGCCATCGTGCTTTCAGAGACCAAGTTTCAGGATACAAGTAAGATTCTAAAACTCTATACTAAAGAAGCGGGTCTGGTCAGTGTGATGGCAAAGGGTGCCATGCGGCCGAGGTCCCGACTGATGAGCGTGTCTCAAAACCACGTGGTCTTGACGGCCAAGCTCACCGAGGGTCGCAATTTTTACTATATGGACCCGGTGAATATTGTCACGATGAACTACGGTTTGCGCAGTGATTACCGGAAGATGGTGCTTGCCGGGTTCCTGTCCGAACTGATCTTAAAGTCACAGTTGGAACGCCATCCCAGCGAACAGCTTTTTTTGATGTTAAAAAAAGCCTTGGGTCTGATGGCCGAAGGCGGGAATCCGGAAGTTCTCGCTTTGAGTTTCAGCATCAAATACATTACATTACTGGGGTATATGCCGCCGCTGCATGCCAATGCACCGCCTTTTCAAGCGGATCTTAGGGCGGCGGATATTGTCATGCTTAAAAATTTGTTATATACTTCTTTAGATATGGATCACGATATTGATCCCAACCGAGCGCTTGCACTGCTTTTGAGCGTCGTCACGTATATGAAATATCAACTCGACATCCCAACATTCAATTCTTTAACACTGTTATAG
- a CDS encoding glycine--tRNA ligase subunit alpha produces MYFQELIQTLQNYWQKQGCILMQPYDVEKGAGTMNPQTFLRALGPEEWRVCYVEPSRRPADGRYGENPNRLFQHHQFQVILKPSPFDVQDLYLNSLKELGIDPLKHDIRFIEDNWESPTLGAWGLGWEVWLDGMEVTQFTYFQQVGGINCELESAELTYGLERIAMYLQDVDNVYDIQWNEHVKYGDVFKKAEFEQSKYAFELADIDLLKNLFNVYEKECERIVAEQLALPAYDYCLKCSHTFNLLDARGALSVSERTGYIHRVRNLARQVAGIYLEQREAMNYPLKKGGNSVE; encoded by the coding sequence ATGTACTTTCAGGAATTGATCCAAACGTTGCAAAACTATTGGCAAAAACAAGGCTGTATCCTTATGCAGCCCTATGATGTAGAAAAAGGGGCAGGGACTATGAACCCGCAGACCTTCCTTCGAGCTCTCGGGCCTGAAGAATGGCGGGTGTGTTATGTGGAGCCGTCCCGTCGTCCGGCGGACGGACGCTATGGAGAGAACCCCAATCGTCTCTTTCAGCACCATCAATTTCAAGTTATTTTAAAGCCGTCACCCTTTGATGTTCAGGATCTCTATCTCAACTCGTTAAAAGAGCTGGGGATCGATCCGCTAAAACACGACATCCGTTTTATTGAAGACAACTGGGAATCTCCGACACTTGGAGCCTGGGGACTCGGATGGGAAGTGTGGCTGGACGGCATGGAAGTCACTCAGTTCACCTACTTCCAACAAGTGGGCGGCATCAACTGCGAGTTGGAGTCGGCAGAGCTGACCTATGGTCTGGAACGCATTGCCATGTACCTGCAAGATGTCGATAATGTCTATGACATTCAGTGGAATGAGCATGTGAAATACGGCGATGTCTTTAAAAAAGCCGAGTTTGAGCAATCTAAGTACGCCTTTGAACTTGCGGATATCGACTTACTTAAAAATCTCTTTAACGTGTATGAAAAAGAATGTGAACGCATTGTGGCAGAACAACTGGCTCTGCCGGCCTATGACTACTGTCTCAAGTGTTCTCACACTTTTAATCTTTTAGACGCTCGCGGCGCGCTGTCCGTTTCCGAACGCACCGGTTATATCCATCGCGTGCGCAACCTGGCAAGACAAGTTGCCGGCATCTATTTGGAGCAACGTGAAGCGATGAACTACCCGTTGAAAAAGGGAGGTAACTCAGTTGAATAA
- the glyS gene encoding glycine--tRNA ligase subunit beta → MNKYLLEIGVEELPSRFCAMAMNQLEQKATKLLKDYELDYGELKVYATPRRLSLIIEDIATAQADVDTEVKGPALKISFDENHAPTKPLQGFMKSQNVTESDIFTKELKGTEYVYARIHKKGATLDTVIAENMAELIKSINFPKNMRWGGKAIKFARPIRWVVSMLNDKVLPFDFEGISVGNVTYGHRFLGGRVDIDHVDNYEALLEKNYVILDQDKRRDSIKFDSLKLAKSVNGDIHDDDALLEELTYIVEYPTPLLGEIKEKYLNLPKEVITTPMRDHLRYIPVYDVNDELLPYFITVRNGGKDHADVVIAGNLKVLEARLEDAVFFYDDDISKPLENYTEALSGLMFHEKLGTMADKTARLEKLSIKIAEELQLGDTTREHLERAANLAKADLTTKLVQEFTELQGVMGAIYAEKSGEPSIVAQAIDEQYKPRFSGDALPSSTVGSVLAIADKLDSITGMFAVGLIPTGSQDPFALRRQAIGIINIIMEKKWALSMAELIDTALFIYTDSLGLVFDYDAVKTAIIDFFKGRMKTMMNDEGIRYDIIDAVMDTEGSIYDIITKGRVFTDYFTDERKTFVDSFTRIKNITTKNMAAATFDDALLKEPEEKALYEAVTEVLPEVDDATEGKNFADALDKLSRLEGPITDFFDHVLVLDKDEVLKNNRLALLESLDRTVSKLLDIGKLVIS, encoded by the coding sequence TTGAATAAGTATTTATTAGAAATCGGTGTGGAAGAACTTCCATCACGCTTTTGCGCCATGGCCATGAATCAGTTGGAGCAAAAGGCGACGAAGCTCTTAAAAGATTATGAGTTGGATTATGGTGAACTGAAAGTTTACGCCACCCCTCGCCGTCTGAGTCTCATCATTGAAGACATTGCCACCGCTCAAGCGGATGTGGACACGGAAGTCAAAGGGCCGGCACTTAAAATTTCTTTTGATGAGAATCATGCGCCGACCAAACCTCTTCAAGGTTTTATGAAGTCTCAAAATGTGACGGAGTCGGATATCTTTACCAAAGAGCTGAAGGGGACGGAGTATGTCTATGCGCGCATTCACAAGAAAGGTGCGACTCTGGATACCGTGATCGCGGAGAATATGGCAGAGCTTATCAAGTCTATCAACTTCCCTAAGAATATGCGCTGGGGCGGCAAAGCCATCAAGTTTGCCCGTCCGATCCGTTGGGTTGTCTCGATGCTCAATGATAAAGTCTTGCCATTTGACTTCGAAGGCATCAGTGTAGGCAACGTCACCTATGGCCATCGCTTCTTGGGCGGTCGTGTCGACATTGATCACGTGGACAACTATGAAGCACTTCTTGAGAAGAATTATGTCATCCTGGATCAGGATAAGCGTCGAGACAGCATCAAGTTTGATTCGTTAAAACTGGCCAAATCTGTGAATGGCGATATTCATGATGACGACGCCCTTTTGGAAGAGCTCACTTATATTGTAGAGTATCCAACGCCGCTTTTAGGCGAAATTAAAGAAAAGTATTTGAATCTGCCTAAAGAAGTCATCACCACGCCAATGCGGGATCACCTTCGCTATATTCCCGTCTACGATGTGAACGACGAGCTTCTGCCATACTTTATCACCGTGCGCAACGGCGGCAAAGATCATGCCGATGTCGTTATTGCCGGGAACTTGAAGGTGCTTGAAGCACGATTGGAAGATGCGGTATTTTTCTATGACGACGATATTTCCAAACCTTTGGAAAACTATACTGAGGCTCTTTCCGGGCTCATGTTCCACGAGAAATTGGGGACCATGGCGGATAAAACGGCACGCCTTGAAAAGCTGTCGATCAAAATTGCTGAAGAACTTCAGCTCGGCGATACCACACGGGAACATTTGGAACGTGCCGCGAACCTGGCCAAGGCAGACCTGACCACGAAGCTCGTGCAAGAGTTCACTGAGTTGCAAGGTGTGATGGGTGCCATTTATGCAGAAAAATCCGGCGAGCCGTCCATTGTCGCGCAAGCCATTGATGAACAGTACAAACCGCGCTTTTCGGGCGATGCCTTGCCGTCCTCTACGGTGGGTTCCGTCCTTGCCATTGCGGATAAACTGGACAGTATTACCGGTATGTTTGCCGTCGGACTCATTCCAACAGGCTCTCAGGATCCGTTTGCCTTACGGCGTCAAGCCATTGGGATTATCAATATCATCATGGAAAAGAAGTGGGCGCTGTCAATGGCGGAACTGATTGATACGGCTCTGTTCATCTATACAGATTCCTTGGGTCTTGTCTTTGACTACGACGCTGTCAAAACGGCTATCATTGACTTTTTCAAAGGTCGGATGAAGACTATGATGAACGACGAAGGTATCCGTTATGATATCATCGATGCCGTGATGGACACAGAGGGTTCCATCTATGATATCATCACGAAAGGTCGGGTTTTCACCGACTACTTTACTGATGAGCGCAAGACTTTTGTGGATTCTTTCACTCGGATTAAAAATATCACCACAAAAAATATGGCCGCAGCGACCTTTGATGATGCACTCTTAAAAGAACCGGAAGAAAAGGCACTCTATGAAGCTGTCACCGAGGTACTACCTGAGGTGGACGACGCTACGGAGGGTAAAAACTTCGCCGACGCACTGGACAAGCTCTCTCGGTTGGAAGGACCGATCACTGACTTCTTCGATCACGTTTTGGTATTGGATAAAGACGAAGTTCTCAAGAATAATCGCTTGGCGCTGTTGGAAAGTCTGGATCGCACCGTAAGCAAACTTCTGGATATCGGCAAGTTAGTCATAAGTTGA
- a CDS encoding helix-turn-helix transcriptional regulator, which yields MEFTARQNEIITMVRACEPITGDDIAQKLGLSRSTIRNDLSLLVMTEVLGARPKVGYYYRKAKSVMSLQTLENLSVRDMMSVPVVMDEETSIYDVIVGIFIENVSSVFISKDGFLSGVVSRKDLLRVAIGKLDLQTTPIGMCMTRMPNLVTIGGDDSVLLAAQKINAHKIDALPVVEVTPDGLKVIGRFTKTNITRIFADLASGEF from the coding sequence TTGGAGTTTACTGCAAGACAAAATGAAATAATCACCATGGTTCGAGCTTGTGAGCCCATAACCGGTGATGACATTGCACAAAAATTGGGACTATCCCGCTCCACCATTCGCAATGACTTGTCTTTGCTGGTCATGACTGAAGTCCTGGGAGCGCGTCCCAAAGTAGGCTATTATTATCGAAAGGCAAAGTCTGTGATGAGTCTTCAGACACTGGAGAACTTATCTGTTCGGGATATGATGAGTGTGCCCGTGGTCATGGATGAAGAGACCAGTATCTACGATGTCATTGTAGGGATCTTCATCGAAAATGTAAGCTCAGTGTTTATCAGTAAAGATGGATTTTTAAGCGGGGTAGTGTCTCGTAAGGATCTTCTGCGCGTGGCCATCGGTAAATTGGATTTGCAGACGACGCCCATCGGTATGTGTATGACACGCATGCCGAACCTGGTCACCATTGGCGGGGATGATTCTGTCCTCTTAGCTGCCCAGAAAATTAATGCACATAAAATTGACGCCCTGCCGGTTGTGGAAGTTACACCGGACGGGCTTAAAGTCATCGGCCGATTCACAAAGACTAACATCACACGGATCTTTGCGGACTTGGCTTCGGGAGAATTTTAG
- a CDS encoding pyruvate, water dikinase regulatory protein — protein sequence MDTLYVYVISDSIGETGELIAKASVKQFDTDDFEIKRYPYHNSIDQIEPILDEAAKVKSLIVYTNVVEETRAFIEQRAKALNLHVVDVMGAPMKAIEAILGYAPLREPGLIRRLDENYFKKVEAVEFAVKYDDGKDPRGAKKADICLVGISRTSKTPLSMYLANKNFKVANIPLVPEVPVPKEVYDKDVRRVIGLTCDPAKLISIRTERLKSLGLSSGAKYANLERVQEELDYSKKVMTELGCKVFDVTNSAVEETAELIVEYMRDTFEERD from the coding sequence ATGGATACACTATACGTCTATGTCATTTCCGATTCCATCGGTGAAACGGGAGAGCTTATCGCCAAGGCTAGCGTCAAACAGTTTGACACCGATGACTTTGAGATTAAGCGCTACCCCTACCACAATAGTATCGATCAAATTGAGCCTATTTTAGATGAGGCGGCAAAAGTTAAATCGCTGATTGTCTACACCAACGTGGTGGAAGAAACCAGAGCCTTTATTGAACAACGTGCTAAGGCTTTGAACCTTCACGTCGTGGATGTCATGGGTGCGCCGATGAAAGCGATTGAAGCGATATTGGGTTATGCACCACTTCGTGAACCGGGGCTGATTCGCCGGCTGGATGAAAATTATTTTAAGAAAGTGGAAGCGGTGGAGTTTGCCGTAAAATACGATGACGGCAAGGACCCTCGCGGTGCAAAAAAGGCGGATATCTGTCTGGTTGGCATTTCACGCACATCGAAAACTCCGTTGTCTATGTATCTGGCTAATAAGAATTTCAAAGTGGCGAATATTCCGCTCGTACCGGAAGTGCCGGTGCCTAAAGAGGTGTATGACAAGGATGTGCGTCGGGTTATCGGTCTTACCTGCGATCCTGCCAAACTTATCTCGATTCGCACCGAGCGCCTGAAGTCTCTCGGTCTTTCATCCGGCGCCAAATATGCCAATTTGGAACGAGTGCAGGAAGAACTTGACTACTCCAAAAAGGTAATGACGGAGTTGGGGTGTAAGGTCTTTGATGTGACCAACAGTGCCGTAGAAGAGACGGCGGAGCTGATTGTCGAGTATATGCGCGACACGTTTGAAGAACGGGACTAG
- a CDS encoding deoxyguanosinetriphosphate triphosphohydrolase, whose translation MNARERREALEHTMYYTTATFADSSKGRQVAETPCSMRTCFQRDRDRILHSKAFRRLKHKTQVFISPGGDHFRTRLTHTLEVAQIARTIGRSLELNEDLIEAMALGHDLGHTPFGHSGETILNELHPQGFRHNAQSLRVVDYLEVRSRGRQGLNLTAEVRDGILNHSGDDTAATLEGQIIKYADRIAYINHDIDDAIRAGIVLETSLPEPLTDVLGHSSSKRIDTMISAIYRASYHRDELVMERDIYEATMALRQFMFQNVYYDPTVKAENPKIFHIIKALYHYYLDDLNRIPAEHHKLYCAMAHTDEDIVTDYIAGMTDVYVVEVYKNLFIPRGWANELYH comes from the coding sequence ATGAATGCAAGAGAACGCCGAGAAGCTTTGGAACACACCATGTACTATACCACTGCCACCTTTGCTGACAGTTCCAAAGGGCGTCAGGTGGCGGAGACGCCATGTTCTATGCGCACCTGTTTTCAGCGGGACCGAGACCGTATTTTGCACTCCAAAGCTTTTCGCCGACTCAAACACAAAACTCAAGTATTCATTTCCCCCGGTGGCGATCACTTTCGCACGAGGCTGACACACACCCTGGAAGTCGCCCAGATTGCACGGACCATCGGGCGAAGTTTGGAACTGAATGAGGATCTGATCGAAGCCATGGCGCTTGGTCACGATTTAGGGCACACACCTTTCGGGCACAGCGGTGAGACGATATTAAATGAACTGCATCCCCAAGGCTTTCGTCACAATGCCCAGTCCCTCCGGGTGGTGGACTATTTGGAAGTGCGAAGTCGGGGGCGTCAAGGTCTGAATCTTACCGCAGAAGTTCGTGACGGTATTTTAAACCATTCCGGCGATGATACCGCCGCCACCTTGGAAGGTCAGATTATCAAGTATGCCGATCGCATTGCCTACATCAATCATGATATTGACGACGCCATTCGGGCAGGCATTGTTCTCGAGACATCGCTGCCGGAGCCGCTAACTGATGTCTTGGGACACTCCAGTTCCAAGCGTATCGATACCATGATAAGCGCCATTTACCGGGCGTCGTATCACAGGGATGAACTGGTTATGGAAAGGGATATCTATGAGGCGACCATGGCACTTCGTCAATTTATGTTTCAAAACGTGTATTACGACCCGACGGTGAAAGCTGAGAATCCGAAAATTTTCCATATTATCAAAGCCCTCTATCACTATTATCTCGATGACCTCAATAGGATTCCGGCTGAACATCACAAATTGTATTGTGCCATGGCACATACTGACGAGGACATTGTCACCGACTACATCGCCGGCATGACCGACGTCTATGTGGTGGAGGTGTATAAAAATCTCTTTATTCCAAGAGGGTGGGCAAATGAGCTTTATCATTGA